The Triticum dicoccoides isolate Atlit2015 ecotype Zavitan chromosome 6A, WEW_v2.0, whole genome shotgun sequence genome has a window encoding:
- the LOC119317700 gene encoding stomatal closure-related actin-binding protein 1-like, whose protein sequence is MKFEKGLSTATLLSNEVKCKQVALLERDILLKNLKSVLESLRGQVAGKYKDEIEESVSMVDILAVQLSKTENELLQQKTEVTRIATSLKLASEDARRIVDEERTNACMEIENARAAVQRVQKVLKEKENSSQRIRKQVNCI, encoded by the exons ATGAAATTTGAGAAGGGCCTCAGTACTGCCACATTATTATCTAATGAG GTTAAATGTAAACAAGTGGCTTTATTGGAGCGAGACATCCTTCTGAAGAATCTAAAGAGTGTATTGGAGTCACTGAGAGGTCAAGTAGCTGGCAAATATAAGGATGAAATTGAGGAATCGGTATCTATG GTGGATATTTTAGCAGTTCAGCTGTCCAAAACAGAAAATGAGTTGCTTCAGCAGAAAACCGAGGTCACGAGAATAGCGACTTCACTAAAACTG GCTTCTGAAGATGCTAGGAGAATTGTTGACGAAGAACGAACTAATGCATGCATGGAGATTGAAAATGCTAGAGCTGCTGTACAAAGAGTTCAAAAAGTACTTAAAGAGAAAGAGAACAGTTCACAAAGAATTAGAAAGCAGGTAAATTGTATATA